The Erigeron canadensis isolate Cc75 chromosome 1, C_canadensis_v1, whole genome shotgun sequence genome segment aaGGATGATAATGACGTAATTTACAAATGCGCACGCAATTGATTTAGTGTAAATGGTACATACCCTCATTCATGAGGTTTTGTGAAGTTTTGGGAGTCACGAGGTCTTGTGAAGTTTGAGGAGAACataggttttggttttggtatATTTAGGTTTAAGTCtgtaatattattaattgtcATACCTTTTGGATATTTATAGGCGGTTGTCCCTTGGTATTTGAAATATGCATTTCTATTTCGAAAGAGTTCTCTAGCGTGGACCCGCTTTAAACAACGTATGTTAAACCTCCCACTGTTAAATTAGGAAATGAAATTTCCAATGAAATTcacctttccaaaaaaaaaaaaaaacatgagttTCAATCCTTTAGTCAAGAATCaagatattaaaaaagttaGTGTGTGCAAGGTTTTTCAcaagcctcatactcactttctCTTTATATATCTAAAGCTTAAAATATGTTAAATCAAGTTTTTAGGGTTTcatttaacatgtataaaaaatttatacattttcatattaaaagctcacTTTGTAAAATTTATGATAAGCGTACAACCTTTTATGGAAGCTTTTTTGATATGTGTAAAAATAATGTGAGTTAAAATATCATGATGTTTACATCATCTAACAATTTtccttgtttttttatttttttacaaggATAATGGCGTAATTTACATATACGCACGGACTTAATTTAGTGTCAATGGTTCATCCCTCATTCACGAGGTCTTATGAAGTTTGGGAAGGACATATAAAGTCCTTTTATGAGAGTTTGACTTGCAGGTTCAAGTTTAAATGGACAAAATTTTCCCTATTAACAAATTAGTAAGGGATATTTCCCCATGATATTTCCccatcttttaatatatacttcATTCAATATATGGTTAAGTGTGCCGGAATGCAATCAACTaatcaccaaaagttattgtgtgcatgaactCTAGGTCGGCTTTATTGTACGCAAGAAACTTAAAATTATGTTCTAAAGTATTCAAACGTGACTTGCTAAAAAGGTACTTGgtcatcttttatttatattaattagaaaacttataaatataagcatatatacataaaccACACACACCTCACTCCAAATTGATCTTCTgccgaacaaaaaaaaaatcttcccTCAAATTTCACaaacaatcaaatcaaatcaaaatcattttccttttattaaaCAATTTATTAACTTGAAATTTTAATTCGATCAAATTCCGATGGGTGGTTCACACAGCCGTGATGGCTTTGATCTTTCCGACTCCGAAGACTACCGGAATTCACAGATGGAATCCAATTCTGAATCTTACGAAGacgcaaaatctgatcattagAAACCGATTCCGGAAATCGATGATATCGATTCCAAACTTAAAGCATTAAAACTGAAGTATTCGTCGTCCGTACAATTGCAAAACCTAAATTCTGTCAAACTGTATCAACAAGATGAAATAGAAAGGATTGGATCTGTAAGAACTTGAACTGCTTCATATCGGAAAAGTGAAAGAATGGCGATTGCGATGGTGAACTCGGCCAGTGGTCTTTTGGCGATGCTAAATGAACTGCATCCGTCTCTCAAACTTCACGTTCTCTCTAATCTTAACAATTTCGTTGATTACTTTTGGCTTGGGATCTCTACTAGTGTTCCTATGATGTAATCCCCCTTTTTTATTATTCACATATTTAATCGATTTTATTATAAAAGCTGagattttgtgtttttgttataCTTTTAGAGTTCAACTGTAAGAGTAATTCATGACACCCATTTCAGGTACCAACTTAATTTTGATAAAATcattatataacaatttaatgggAAGATGATGATGTAAAGTGAGaatgatggtgatggtggttggatTAATTGATTGGGAAAAGAAAGGGCAGAAAGAAAATGGGGAAAGTTAAGAAAGAAGAAATAATTAACAAGATAAAAAATGAGTATTATGTGAACTAACCGAGACCACATAAGCATCAGCCGGTTACATTGTCACTTTGAACTTAATTTCAAGTTTTTTGTATACAATAAAGCCGACCTATAGTTCGTGcatacaataacttttggtgattagttgactgcattccggcgcacttaACCCTTCAATATATAATCCGCAGCCTTTTAATTGCCTTCTTGGATTAATCCAGCAACAACATTTCTCTTTAGTAGGTTTATCATTTATGGATACttttctttatcatttttttatatttggtgCTTGCTATAGATTTTCTTATAACCAACTTTAGACTTTTTCAACCATATATAGTACTCatattctattttttattatttttataaaaaaggtaattggatgAAAACCCCCTGATTCCGTGTACCATTTGATACCCACTAATCCCCCAGTCAGACAAGCGTCCAAGTgattctcaaccacttaataatcccatgattatctcaagtttgtctttagcaagactcgaacccatgacctcccCTGAAAAATGACGGCTGGTGGCCATTGGTTATTAcctaatggtttttttttttattatttttataggCGTATGAGTGTAGGTGTTTTCCTTTTGGTTTCATTTGATATTGGATTTTGAAACTTTATTGTTATTTacttataagtttttaaaaatcaaaaagttcATACAAAGATAAGAAAATTTTAAGAAGCTTCGTTGGTCATGACTCATAAACAATCTTATAAAAGCTTGTTTTCTGGTAAAACTAAAGGAAAATTTTGTTCAATCAATCAAGGATTTCTTATATgtaaagataaaattatattttttttaatccgaagttgttaaaattttcaattacaGTGTccaagtgaaaaaattacatttttgataCCTGATGTTGGTTGTTTTTTTCGTTTTTAATACCAAGCACATATATCGTTTGTTTTTCGTTATCGCCCTCATGTGACCAACACGTGAGGGTATCAAAACTGAAAAACATTTTCACTTAGAGACTAACACCTTCaaataccaaaaatgtaattttctcaaaaattaATGTCTATGGGTTTTTttaagagtttatttaatttttctaacaCATTTAATTTTGGGGATTTTATCTACAtttaatataacatatatacgagtactatttttaaaattactaTTTTAGCTCAATTGTGTAACAATTGAATTTGGCTTCCAAGTCGCTACTTGTTGAGACGATTATGTATATTGTATGGCGGTTGATTTGGAACATACTATTTTAGCTCAATTGTGTAACGATTGAATTCGGCTTTCAAGTAGTTACTTGTTGAGACGATTATGTATATTGTATGACGATCGATTTAGAACATACTATTTTAGCTCAATTGTGTAACAATTGAGTCCGGCTTTCAAGTTGTTGCTTGTTGAGACGATTATGTATATTGTGTGGCGGTCAATTTGGAAATTTGTCAATAAATAAATCTTCCGCTCCGTTATAAAACCCGGTAAAGTTGTTCACAAGTTGTTCATTAAATGAGGTTTTTTTTACTAACAAGTTATCCTTATGTTTATCACTTAAccttaaaagatttttaaaaataatactcgtctatatgttataatataatgtaGATAATAACCCAAAACTTAAGTgtgttaaaataattaaataaactcttcaAAAACCCATGAccattatttttcaaaaagtttcatttttgGTATATGAAGTtgtcaaaattttcaattatagtctctaagtgaaaaaaaattcatttttgatACCGTCACGTGAGGGCGTTAACTGAAAAAACAAACGGCATATGTGACTagtatcaaaaatgaaaaaataaccAACTTCAGATaccaaaatgtaattttttcattaaaaaactataaatgaaaattttaacaaCTCCAGGTAACGAATTTATATTTCTAAATGAAAACTATTACTAAAATTTTACAATTCAACATGAATAGTTTTAAAATACAATaactctatctctatctctactatCTCTACTGCTGGataaagcatttgttcccttcaaattttttcaacttttaacttttcaactttcaacttttcaacaaccactcatttttctctctccctaaatctcaaccaattattttttttctctctcatccataaaacATTTTATTCTCTACTTCATTCAAattattttatctcaaaaagcgtacatcgataaattataaaaattatatgagtgttcttaaaatttcatgctcttgcattagagatgtcattcgatatactttcgatgaatttttaaatctgatggcggagcccgtacggctaagacatttgactatcacactctatgacctatcacactctatgacttatcactctCTCATCTTACCGCCGGAATGCGCGGGTACTTACCCTCGTtattaacaataaaaatgtcaaatagttttaagaaaaaaaaaagttttaaactaAACAAACTAAAGCTAACATTAAAATATACACTATCAGAGTATCAGTCATCGGTATAAAATTAATAGATACATCACTAAAAAATTATGGAACTTTCGGTATAAGCTCATCTGTGGGCTTGTTTGTCATGGGCTATAAACAGAAACAACCCAACAGGAAAAGCTGttacttatataaaaaaaaattaattataaatgttGCTATTTGATAGAGTAATTCGAAAATTAAAACAATGGCATTTTAATTTCCTGTAGCATTTttctcaattttttgttttattttacattaagagtgtattcttgagttttttttaaaaaaaaagaaaggggaAGATTAGATAGGGAAAGAAAGGATAGAAGATTAGATTTATAAAAGTCATTCttgagtttgaaaggaaagtgaaagaaaaataatcggAACAATcaccggaaacctgcaaccaccGCCGGAAACTTGCAACCATCGCCGAaaacctccaaccaccgccggAAACCACCCTTTccacctgcaaccaccccttccacgcaaccaccacctgcaacagccaccggaaacctgcaaccaccccCTGCAACGCAACCAccaccggaaacctgcaacttccacctgcaaccaccactTCCACGagtttccttccaaatcagGCCAAAATGGCCAGAAAACTTTTGGAGGAAAAAACCTTGATTTTTTCTTCCCTtcactttcttttattttaaaaaaaaaagtcaagaatataaaaaggtgatttttcttatctttctCTTTCTAAACAAAACTCAATAATGCAACCTAAATCTAACTAGAGACATATACCCATCATCTTTTTAAATTAAGGGAAATCAGATATGCAGCATATATGCTGCCCTCACACTTCTTCTTCAATTTGACATATGCTAAATTAAATACCCATCCCCCTGATTTTCATATGCAGGAGCCGATATTATATACtgttaacaacatatatatatatatgataacccCTTAAATTAATCCCATAACaatgatgatataaaaatatgaagttCATTTCAATCGGAAGTTCCCCATTCCATTCAACCAATCCTCAGGTCTGtgcttttgtttttaaattaatcccatttttatttacttatttagttattattatattataaattatttctaTGAATTATGTATTGGCGATAATATTAAGTAAAACCTGATCTTATTTTcactaaaaaaagttttaagctTTGACACATATATGCTAAGTTTCCCAAGTTAGGGTTTAGGTTCTAGTTTACTTTAGTTTGAACATAAGATAAGATATAGCAAGAAAGGTAACATATTGACcaaaaatttacagttttacGCAACCCCGTTGTCAAATGGTACTCCTTATGTCCCATAATAATCGTCTACATAATAATCGTCTATATCAACTCACGTGGGTGCGTTGGCCACTGGTGAAGGGAGGGGTGTTTTCCTAAGGTCTCGAGTTCAAGTCTTGGCAAACGAGGCTATACCTCTTTGAGGGTTTAATTAAGGGGATCTACTTGTCGAGGGGGCTCTCAAATGGGATCCGGTTAAGACATAGTATGCTACTATGCTAGAACTCCTGAcattcacatttaaaaaaaaaaggtataataGGTTAATGAGACTTTGATAAATGTATTTTTGTGGAAAGTGGACATGGACGATTGTTTTTGGACAAATAAAAGTAGTAAGGTGGTTAGGTGGACTAtaaaaatgtgtgtgtgtgtgtgtttgaggaggggggggggggataatATCGTGGTACTTTTTTTGAAACATCTGCGTATATGTTTCCGGAAGTGTGACATGTTGAATTTGTTTTACCTTTCGTGCCATTTTGCTCTACTTTAGGTGGCGGTCcgttatttaattattactaCTCTTTCCTTTCTGGTTATTTGAATGTGACACTTTTCctcttaaatatatgaaaagttatgggtttttttgtttttgttaggtCTTTTGTAACTCTAATTCGGCGCGAGAAGAGTTcatgttaaaaattttgaataGAAGATGGACATTGATGAATCCAGATGCTAAAGTTCACCAAATAAAGGTTTCTACTTTAAAAACACAACAGCATTGTGATTCACTTGGGAAGTTTTCCTTTGCCAACAATCCACATCCTTCGTTGGGAGAGAATGTAACGAAATGGAACAATGTGAAGTCTTCGTTTTATATTGTTCGTGATGATTTGTTGCATCCCCTAGTGAATGGAAATAAGGCAAGGAAACTTGATGCGTTGCTTCCACTCGTTGAAGATCATTTGGGAACCGATGTGGTAAGATTACAatctttatatgtatttaagatTATTCTGATGTATTTAAGCTTCCAATCATTGAAGATCATCTGGGAACCGATTTGGGATTGTGCAAGTGGCAGTTAACTGGACATGCTGATTATGTCTAATGTATGTACAATGTTAATTTAGGAATGATGTCTTGAGGTTCCAATTACACCATTTTTTATAGGTCACATGTGGAGGTTGCCAAAGTGCACATGCTGCAGCTGTTGGTATGTTTGCATCTCTCTCTTGAAGCTATACTGGAGGTGTATAAGTATACATGTTAATATTATATGAAGCTTTCTTTATCAGATGCCATATAGACCAACATTGACCCAAACCATGAGATAATCACTACCAACAACTATTCGACTGTTTATCCAGCTTTCTTTATCAGAGGCTATATGTGTTAATGTTATTTGAAGCTTTCATTATCAGATTATCAGATACTTGAGCAAGTGCACAAACTTGCTTTCTTTGACCAAAGAGGACATCATGTGAACAAAGTAGATAAAGTTTGTGAAATGAAAACAAGTGTGTTAAATTAGGTTTTAAGAATGGATGTATCAGTAATCTTGGTTTACCCTTAATCAGTGGTGCAACTGGTATTAACCAATCCTTTGTCCAAACCGTGAATTATTACCAAATCTGTTTGATTGTGTGTGTTAAGTCTTAGACCTTAGAAACTCTTTATTGTAACTTTAAGTTACAATACTTGAATAATACATCACAGGACACAAATCCACCCCCCTCCCCGCATGTTCGTTTACTCTATTTTGGACTTATCTACAGTTCTTTCTTACTAAAACAATCCAATATCAGCCGATTCTTGATTTTCTATTATGCTTGTCAGCTGTTTCATGTGCAGAGAGGGGACTAAAAGCACATTTACTATTACGTGGAGAAAAACCTCAGATTGTAACGGGATACAATTTAATTTCCATGCTATATGGAATTGTCACTTATGTTCCAAGGTCTTTATACGCAAATAGGAAAGAAATGCTATCCTCTCATGCTGATTCTTTAGGGGGGAGGGTTGTATGTCTTGATGACTTAATTAAGTCTTCAAATATAGATCACGTGCAGCACTCGAATTCAAAGAAGATAGTCATTGTTAATGAAGGTGCAGGAGATGCCATTGCATTGCCTggtaagcttcatgttcaatatCTGCCACTATGGAATTTAAAGATGCATTAATGATTATATGTGGCAATTTTAAATCATTTACTTATTCTTTAGTTGGGTTAGGACTTATGGGTCCTTTTTGATCCGAAATTTGTTCAATTAGGAAAAGGAATCAGCTATAAGGAAAATTGGTCAAATTGGCAACTTGGGCAAAGAGAGTTGGTTAAATGGGTAGAAAGTTGCTCTTAATCCGTTTTAAATGCTTACAACTACCTGTATCGTTTTACTGatagattatattattattatagtaaaTTTTCTTTGTAATCGTAAGTAGTCATCAAAGATTTGTCATTTCCTGAACTTGATTTGTATTAATAGGCTTGATTCGCCTTGTGAAGTACTTGTCACAAGATCACATATTTGGAAAAATTCAGCCTCTGAAAATTGTTGTGGACGCTGGTACTGGCACTACTGCTGTTGGTTTAGGAATCGGAGCCTTATGTTTAGGGTATGTGCTTATTGCTTAAAACAATTACAGTTTCTTGTACGCTTGTATATTCTTTAGGGTTAAGTACCAAACAAAAGATACTTACTTTAGGTTATTCAGCTACTTTATTTGCAAATTATTAGCCAATTTGACAATTAGCTGTAGCCATATTCAAGCAATCAGCATACTCACAAATGGTTTTATCTACTAACAGGCTCCCATGGGAAGTAACTGCAGTGATGCTGGCTGACACCAGAGAAGGGTACAGAAAACAAGAGGAACGTTTGATATCTGAGTTATGTCAATGTTTTGACTTACCTATTACACACACTGGACTTGTAAATTGGGTAGAACGTCAGCTTCCAAGGAAGTATGTTCTGTTTTACATTCAAATATTGTTTTTGAACATGAAATTCTTATGTTATATgtgattatataaaaaattattcgaTCCTGTGTACTTACATGGTTGATAAAGAACACATTCATTTTTACAAAGACACGATCATCCTACCGTTCATATCTTGACAAATGATCCTTTTTGTGTTGCTTTAAATCCAGATTTGGGAACGTGTTGAGAGGGGAAATAGAAGCATGCCAACAAATTGCTCAAGAGACTGGTGTTTTAGTTGATCCCATATATACTTTGGCTGCATGGGAGCTAGCAACTCAACTTAGTCAAGAGGAGAAAAAAGGTGTGAAAGTGGTTATGCTTCACACTGGTGGTACACTTGGTATGTTTGGGTTAGCTCAGCGATACAAGTCTTACTTCTAGACTTGCGTTCTCAAGACAGGCATCTCAAGTTAGCAACAGTTCTCATTGTAATgaaaatctaaacaaacaccGACACTACACATTTGAGAATGCAAAATGGGAGGTCGAACAGCATGGTTTGATGTGAtggggtaatgggtcaaaaggtAATTTTTGTCGCAGCAGCAATGAGCAGCCCAGATTGATGTGATGCAATCCTTGTTCATATATCATTAATAGTTGCATTCATATAAAAGTTTTTCACATGTCTATAAACATTTTATATCATTGATAGTCCAGTTATAATTATTAAAGATTGGAGGTGCACTAACCAAAGATTTGGgcaacttttgacccatttgacatgATTTCTTTTCGCTACTCCTTATTCATTTAATTGTATGATCTAGTTGAAATAGATTTGGACCTGAATCAACAcattcataagtaaatttaTCACATAGGCAACATTTTGCAGGCCTCGTATTCTGATAAAATGCTATGATTAAATTCTTGACAAAGTTAGGCATGGCAAAATAGGTGGGTGGGGTAACTAACCAAAAAGTTTGTGAACCGACACAAGGTTAGTGATTCGCTGATTACGGTTAAAAATCAGTTGAATCAGTTGAAACCAACAGGTTTGTGAACCGACACAAGGCTTTTAGGTCAAACGTATTGAAGCTTGGCAGCCTTGCACTTGTATAGATTCTGGGGTCTGCAGATCATTTTCAGATGACATGCAAGCAATATTATATGAAAATGTCTTGTAATGAAAATCTTGAAACTGATTGATGCAACTTGATTTGACATGAAAATGACACGGTATTTTCAAGAATAAAGTTATCATATTACTATTTcttttcaataataaattataaacaacTTCTTGACAGCAACATTTTCTTTTAGTTAATGTCATCCTACAACTTAAAAAAGTAATAACAATGACTAAATCCACACATAATGTATCACCAAGTTTTTATATGTTAACTACCAATGATTGGTACTAAGTTTACATCAACTGAtacattaattttataaatagatGAGAAGcttataggttttttttttcccattttcTTCTTTGTGCAACTCAGTTTCTAATTTCTACAACACTCTTTGTCAAGGAGATTTGATTTCAGTACTCAGTATATGTTTACTAATACACATATAGTTGATAATTTTTTACTTTACATGTTTACCCAGCTATCAATAAAGATCAAAGTCCCCCATTTTCATCAAAGATGGAATCTGGATGCACACCGAACACCAACTTTGTGTTTAAAAACATCAAGACTATGATATCTTACATTGGCTATTTGGCTCTAATAATGATGTCTATGACACCCTGTAATCTCGAAACACATAACTCTCTAGATCCAAATTAGTGTTAACAACTAGACGAATCAAAAAGAGagttaaaacattaaaacaccCCAAATGAAAAGGTTTCATATTCTACGAAAGTACGAAACTAACACAAAACAAGAAATTATTCTACGAAAGGAGTGTCGAATAAGTCTTGAACACTAATGAAAGAGGACATATGTAAACACCAAATGATTTGTAAAATTAATACATTAATAAATCAGATTTGTATGTACAAGGAAGTTTTCTATTGATGAAAGTAATGTAATAAGTACAAGTCCAATAGAAAAAAGACAAAGATCAAAGTCTTGAAGCAGTCCCTCAATAGATGAAAGCATTTTATTGGAATCCAAAGAAGTTGAAACCAAGACAATTAGACCCGAGGTAGAATCTCCATTCTTGTCAAATATAAAATGTTAGCGAATCACATCGTTAAAAGTGATTCTTGTTACATTATGaaccaaaaaatattaaagatgTAAAAGTTCTATTGTTAAACGACAAGGATGATAACATAGCGGTGACTGGTGAAGGATGATGACATAATGGTGAAGGTTTGGTCTAAGGGTAAAATTACGTGGAGGTCCCGACATTGAATCTTAGAAAGCATTACCGTGGGTATTATGAAAAGGGGAAAGGCTTTTTTTATAGAGAGAGGTATAGGAGAATGGAAGACCAAAGAGACCCAACTCATATCGTACCAAGAACTTGGCATTGACCTGATCAAGCGCTTTAGGGAGATCACCTTCACCCATGTTCCGAGAATATAAAATAGCTTGGCTGACTCGCCAGCCCTTATGGAATTCATATATAGCCCCCCTTGTGGCCACGCATGTGACAACGGTGGGCTACCCGCAAAGTGGGTGGTCACCCCGGGATTAGTCGGCTTGAAAAAATGAGTCGGATAACTAGGTTAGCGGTGAAAAATTAGTTCCATCGTCCGATCCattcatttataaattaaaaaatttatacatattttaacaTGAAACGGTATCCAAATGGACTCATTATAAGTAAAATAGGTCCAAAGTACATTCTGTGGACTTTAGTTGTTAATAGTTAGTTTTCGTTAAGTTAGTGATTAAACGTCAATGCCACATTTGAACCAAGGATCTTTAAGGGATGTGAGACCTCATACTTCCCTTTTGAACCACCAGACCAAGAGCTAATTCAAAATTAATTGACAAATAGTTCAGTTGTCAACTTTAAGCAGTTACTTAAAAATTGATCTAGACAGATCTTCTAATTGGTTGAAGAGTCAACTTCTACATGTCTTTTGGTTCTTAAACACTATGAAAGAGTCTCAACCAAAAAAGACAAATTAAAACAAGACACTTTCGCATGTGTTCCCTAGAAAGAGTACATGGTAAGAATTAAAGAATGCATGTCCTTTGTTAGCCGGCCAAAGTGCAAGACAATTGTATTATCTTCCATTTGTAGGCTCAACTCAAACTTAATAACAAAAtccaacaaaatatatttaggGAAATTGGAACGTTGCTTATCTGACATATGCTTGCACCAATTGAACATACAAATTTAACGCTCCATCGCATTCAGTTAAACAAGATGTTACGTATTCTTACTAACTGTAATAGAGATCATATAGCATCACATTTGAACTTATAGGGAACAATATCACAGGCATCACAGTTACTGACAAACAAGAGCCGGCTTATCCTACAGTTTTACATTTGCTTTTTAGCCTAATCGATGAGCAGTTATGGACTATGTTTTTAGCTTAATCGATGATCAGTTAAGGACTATGTAGTTTGAATTTTGTCGTTCTTGCAAGTTTGGCCGCACATATGTCTTGAGTTATGTCACCTAGAGGTAATGTAGAATATTTGTAATCAACCAGTAACTGTGGTACCAATGAGCTTTCACGGCAGTAAGAATCTACAAAATCCTGCAATTAATTAACAGCAAAAAGAATATATGAAACTTTGTAAATTATGCATTAATAAGGCATATCTGGAAAATTAAACCCATCTGAATCATTTTTCCCTTTAAGCTTTTGTTTTATTAGTGCACAAAACCTCTCGAAATCCAAATCATTTTAATCAAAATAACTATGTCATGATCGACATGATATTATTTTGTAACCGCGCTAGCTGTTTATAAtagaatgaaaaataaaaataaaaaatctggaCATCATTTGAGTCGTCGACCTGTAGACCCATTACCCAACATGTCTTTTTTTACATCTCTACATAGGTATTGTTTGGCACTCATCTTGCCTACATTTTACCTGAAAAATTACACTGGGGCTTTCCATCCTTAAGTATAATCTACCACCTTAAGTACTGCTTTCCAACATTATTctcattatattattaaaataaacatcAGCTATCATACCTTGTGTAATGACATGTGACTCGAACATCAGTAAGTACAAGATAGTACGCCAGATGTCAATTTGATAACCAAAAAAGGGCCACAAAGATTTGCAGCTATCTACATTGTAACTACAAATCACGACAAACCAATGTGAATAACATAGAAGATAATCCATCCAAGAAGGTATCAACAATATTTGGCATATGCTACACATGCCAAGTGTTATAAACTAAGAAATATTTCTTatacatccatatatatatatgtatgtgtgttatGTCTATTTACAAAAAAGCTCAACCTGGTAACGGTTGACTATTTTGCAGGTGTTTTCA includes the following:
- the LOC122585488 gene encoding D-cysteine desulfhydrase 2, mitochondrial; translated protein: MKFISIGSSPFHSTNPQVFCNSNSAREEFMLKILNRRWTLMNPDAKVHQIKVSTLKTQQHCDSLGKFSFANNPHPSLGENVTKWNNVKSSFYIVRDDLLHPLVNGNKARKLDALLPLVEDHLGTDVVTCGGCQSAHAAAVAVSCAERGLKAHLLLRGEKPQIVTGYNLISMLYGIVTYVPRSLYANRKEMLSSHADSLGGRVVCLDDLIKSSNIDHVQHSNSKKIVIVNEGAGDAIALPGLIRLVKYLSQDHIFGKIQPLKIVVDAGTGTTAVGLGIGALCLGLPWEVTAVMLADTREGYRKQEERLISELCQCFDLPITHTGLVNWVERQLPRKFGNVLRGEIEACQQIAQETGVLVDPIYTLAAWELATQLSQEEKKGVKVVMLHTGGTLGMFGLAQRYKSYF